The window GGGTGCAGCTCCTGGTACTTGTCCCGCACCCGTTCCAGCCTGCTGGTCACGGTCCAGGGCGAGATCGACAGCTCGGCGGCGGCGCCCTCGTTGCTGAGCCCGTCACAGGCCACCAAGGTGACGGTCCGTAGCTCGAGCGGGGTCAGCCGCAGCCGCCTGCGACGTTCCCGCGCGAGGTCCAGCGCGGCCCGGACGAGGTCGAGAAGGTGGGCTCGGCTCATCCCGAGGCTCAGCGCGACCTCGGTGAGGTCCTCGCCCTTGGCAAGCTCACGCAGGACGGTGAGCTGGTGGGCGGACAGGTCACCCGACGGCAACGGCCTTCGCCGGTGGTCGCCCAGCAGGAATCCGGCCAGCTGCGCGGAGACATGACAGCCGTCGGTGACCGCCGCCTCGACGGCGACAGTGAACCGGCTGGCAGGCGAGGTCTTCTCCACGAAGCCGATCGCCCCGGCCTCGATGGCATCGAGGACGACCTCCTGGTTGGCCACCCCCGACAGCGCGAGCACCGGCACACCGCGGTGGGTGAGATCGGCGACGGCCGCCGCTCCGGAAAGGCCTCGCGGAAGATGCAGGTCGCAGATGACCAGATCCAGGTCGAGCGTTGGCAGCTCGGCGATCGCGGGTACCTGGGCGACGACGTCGAAGCCGTAGTCCGCCAGGGAGGTACTCAGCGCGGGCCACAGCAGTACGTGGTCGTCGACGATCGCCACGCGAGGTTTCAGCCGGGCCATCGGATCACGACCTTGGTGCCGTCGCCTGACGTGATCGAGACCGTCCCCCCGACCAGCTCCACCGCCGGGAAGGTGCGGCCAAGGCCCCCGCCCGCGCTGACAGCCGCCGTGTCGAAACCCTTGCCCCGGTCTCTCACGACGATCTCGACCGACCCGGCGGTGGCCTGCACGTAAAGATGGGCCGCGACGTCTCGACCCGCATGCTTGCGGACGTTCGTGAGCGCTTCCCTGGTTGCGGCGACAACCGCGTCGGCGACCTCCAGTGGTGGGTCGGACTCGATGTCGATCACGGTGGTGATCTCTGGGAACATCGACTGGACGTCCCCGATCTGCCTGGTGAACGGCGTGTTCGTTCGTATGTCGGCCAGAAACCAGCGAGCCCGGGCGACGCCCTGCCTCGCCGCTTCGTGAACAGGCTCATCGGTGGCACCGCTCGCCACTCGCTCCACTACCGGTAGCAGGTAGTCGTGGATGGTTCGGTGCGCGTCCCTCCTGGCGTGCTCGACAACCGTTTCTCGTTCCCGCCTGGACAGCTCCCGTTCAATGCGTGCGTTTTCCTGTTGCGATTGCAGCGTCTGCTGAGCAAGACTGCGCAGTTCGCGGGCAATCAGCGTCGCGACGACGAACCAAAGGGCGAACCCCAGCAAATCCGAAGCAATCTTGACGGTGTAGTTAGGGTACAGCGCCCCCGACCATCCGAGTCCCAGCACGGAGACGATCGCCGCGCCGACCACCGGCCTTCGGACCCCGAACCCGAGGAGGGCGGGGCACACCAGCGCGAAGGGCAGCAGGACCGTCATCACCGTCGTACGGCTGTCCGCACTGGCCGCACGCGACCCGATCACCATCAGCAGCAGAGAGAACCCCACATCCAACGCGATGGCCTGGCCGTCCCGCGTGCTCCTGACCTTCCGCAGGCGATGGTGCAGGCACGCGGCCTCGACCACGCCCATGAGTGCTACCGCGACCGCGAGCCACGGGTGACGCAGGCGATCCCACGCAAAGACCGGCGGGATGAAAAGAAAGCACGACGTCGCCGACCGCGTATAGGCGATCATCCGTGCCAGCCGTTCCTCGGTGCGCTCTACGACTCCCACCGACGCCCCATCCCTTGTCCGCGCGCCCCCGACCCATCGACACGCACGCCGTCGGTGTTGGCTATCCAGTCGGTGTTGGCTAAGAGCAGGAGATCCGAGGACACCGCAAGGATGGTCGATGTCACAACGCCAGATATGGTCGCCCCACCGGGCCCCAACCAAGACCCACACTACTGTCACACACACAGCGCCGAAGACGTTCCCGTACTAACAGTACCGACCCTGCGGGAATATTCCTCGATGACCCGCGACATGGCCACCAGTCTGACGGTCCTGAGCGCAACACCGTCCACTCCCCCGGCCGCTCACGGTCTCGCGTGGACGATTCAGTCCTGCGGGCCGAGTCGGTCGTCGAGGTGGCACGCGAGGAGGCGTCGCGCGTCGTCCGTTGATCGCCGGCCGGCGAGAACCGCATTGCCGAGCCCGACGGTCAACGCGAGGACGATGGACGCCTCGGCGACGGGATCCCGTTCAGGGGCCAGCCGCCCGTCGGCCTGGCAGGCACGCAGCTGCTCGACAAGCCATGTCTCGAGGGCATCGGGGTCGCTCCCGTAGGGCTGGGCGGCCAGCGCGGGATTGGTGAGCGCGAGCGCGAAGTACTGGTTGTAGAGGACGTAGAGCGATCGACTTTCGGCGTCCAGCGGCAGCGTCGCCGTCAGGACGAACTCGATCCGTGCCCGGCCGGCGGGAGGCAGCACGCCGGAGGCAAGGCGCGGCTGCACCCGCTCGGTGAACTGCTCACCGACCCGGCGCAGGCCGAACAGCAGCAGCTGCTCCTTGGTCTCGAAGTAGTACTGGACCAGCCGCACCGACACCCCGGCCTCGGCCGCCACCTCCCGGAACCCGGCCGCGTGCAACCCCTGTGCGGCCGCGACGCGCAGCAGCGCGTCGGCGATGTGGCGGCGGCGCTGGTCGTGGTCGACCCGTTTCGGCATCGCATCCTTTCGTGGTACAACCGTACCATGAAAGCTCGGGAAGACCGAACGGTCGGCCGGTTCCGTGGTGACAAGCAGCGTGCCAGGTTCCTCGCCGCCTACGACGCGGCGTTCGCCGCGCTGTGGCCGACACCGTGGACGGAAGCCGACCTCGAGACCGATTTCGGTACCACCCATGTGCACCGCTACGGGCCTGACACCGGCGTGCCGGTCGTGTTGCTGCACGGCGCGAGCTCGAACGCGGTCCAGTGGTACCCGTTCCTGAACGCCCTTGGTGCCCGGCACCCGGTGATCGCTCTGGACACCATCGGCGACCCCGGCCGCAGCGTCGCCCGCCGCCCGCTCCATGACCCGCCCGACAGCGCCGCCTGGCTCGACCAGACCCTTGCGGGCCTCGGCGTCTCCCAGGCACATCTGATCGGGCACTCCTACGGCGGCTGGCTGGCCCTCAACCAGGCGCTGCACGCACCGGATCGGCTCATGAGCGTGACCGCGCTCGATCCGGGCGGGCTGGAGAAGGTGAGCGCCCGGTTCATCTGGCTGATGTACCTGAACGGGATGGCCGGTCTCGCTCCGCCGCCGCTGCGCCGACGGCTGGCGGTCTGGCTGGACAACCCGGTCCTGGTCGTCCCCGAGCTCAGGAAGGTCCTGCTGACGGGTGCGCGGGCGTTCCGTACCCGGCGGCCCGCCCCCGAGCCGCTGTCCGATGACGATCTCCGGGCCATCGAGACACCGGCCCTTGTCCTGATCGGGCAGCGCAGCCCGCTGCTGCACCCCGCGCGCGCTCAGGCTCGGGTGGCGCTCATGCCGCACGGCCAGGCCGAGATCCTGCCCGGAGTCGGCCACGGGCCGGGCTTCCAGCGCGGCGACGACGTCGACGTCAACGCCCGGCTTCTCGCCTTCCTCGACGCCACGCAGGACCGCTCCCTACGGGGGTAGGGCAAGGCGGCGGGATCCCCGTCAGGCCATCTCGTAGCGGATGGGGACACGTTTCGGGCCGCCGACGAAGAGGGTTTCGACGTATTCGACGGGGCCGGCCAGCTCGATGGACCGGATCCGGGGCACCAGCTCGGCGTAGAGGGCACGGCCCTCCAGGCGGGCCAGGTGGGTGCCCAGGCAGTAGTGGGCGCCGAAGCCGAAGCCGACGTGCCTGTTCGGCGTGCGGCCGACATCGAAGACGTCCGGGCGCTCGAAGATGGTCTCGTCCCGGTTCGCCGACGGGTAGGAGAGCAGCACCGCGTCGCCGGCGGGGATGGGTACCCCGCGCACGGCGGTGTCCTTCACGGCCGTACGCATGAAGTGCTTGACCGGCGATACCCAGCGGATCATCTCGTCGACCGCGGTCGGCACGAGCGAGGGGTCGGCGGACAGCCGCCGCCACTGCTCCGGGTTCTCCAGCAGGGCGTGCATCCCGCCGGAGATGGCGGCGCTCGTCGTGTCGTGGCCGGCGGTCGCGATCAGCACGTAGTAGCCGACCGCCTCCAGCTCCCCGATCAGATCCCCCTCGATCGTGGCGTTGGCGATCACGGAGGCGAGGTCGTCGGTCGGGTTCTCCCGGCGGTTCGCGATCAGCCCCTGGAAGTACTGGAAGAAGTCCAGCAGCGCCAGCCCGGCCGCCTCGTCGCTCCCGTCTCTGGCCATCTCCGCGTCGTCGGCGCCGAACAGCTCCTGGGTGAGCTTCAGCATCCGCGGGAAGTCCTCCTCGGGCATCCCGAGCAGCGACAGGATCACGTAGAGCGGGTAGTGCGCGGCGACGTCCCGGAAGAAGTCACACTCACCGCCGAGCTCGGCCAGGTGGTCGACGTAGCGTCTGGCGAGCTGGGCTATCCGGTCGGACAGCTTGCGGATGCCGGCCGGCTTGAACCAGTCCGCGCTGATGTGCCGGTAGACCAGATGGTCTGGCGCGTCCATCTGCACGAGCGTGCGCACCGGCGGCGCCGGGGCGTCGGGGTGCTGGTTCACGGTCGTGCGCGGCGCGTTGTGCCACAGCTCCGACTCGCGCGCGATCTCCATGACGTCGTCGTACCGGGTGATGGCCCAGAACGGCGCGTACTTCGCCGACTCCACCCGATGGACGGGCGACTCGCGGCGCAGCAGCGCGGTGGCGGCGTGGAACCGCTTCTCGTCCGCGTACGCGCGCGGGTCGGTGAAGACGCCGGACGCTTCTTCCAGATCCATACCCGGTCCTTTGCCGCCAGCGGATGCGACTGGACGGCGCCCCTACCGGTGCCCGGCCAGGCGGCCGTCCCGACCGCGGTCGGGATCTGGCCCGGCGGGGTACCCGCCGACAGGCCGGCGGCGGACCCGCCTCCAGGACTCGCAATATATCTAGATGTAAGGGCCAGCCGCAACGGTCGGGGCGGCGGGGCGGACACCGCCGCCGCCCCCGCGTCGCGACACGACGCGGGGGCGACCGCTACCACGAGACGCCCGACGCGTTCCCGCGCCGGAGCGGGCTCAGAGGGCTGGTTCGCCCTTGAGCATGCCGCCGGCGTCGATACGCAGGTTGAGGCCGGTGATGTACTTCGCGTCGTCGGAGGCGAGGAACAGCACCAGCGAGCTGACGTCGTTCGGCTCGATGTACGGGATCGGCATCGACTGCAGCACCGGGAACGCCAGCTCCGCGTCCTCGCGGGTCGGGTTCTCCAGGTCGGGACGGAACGTCCGGTAGATCCGGTCGTTCTGCAGCAGGTTGGTGTTGACGTTCGTCGGGTGGATCGCGTTGAGCCGCACGCTGTGCGGAGCCAGCTGCAACGCCAGCACCTCGGTGTACCGGGCCACCGTCTGCTTGGCCCACGAGTAGCCGACCCCGCCGGTGTTCCCCATCACCTCGGTGGTGCCCTTCATCATCCCGGCCGTCGAACCGGTCAGGACGATCGACGCGCCGGCCTTCAGGTGCGGCAGGCTGACCGCGACCGTGTTCATGACGCCGATCAGGTCGACGTCGGTGCCGTCGACGAACCCACCGGCCAGCGACAGGTCGTCCCACGGGCAGACACCCGCGTTCCCAAGGACGATGTCGAGCCGGCCGAACCGGGCCAGCCCCTCGTCCAGCGCCGCGCGCAGCTGGGACCGCTCCCGCACGTCGGCCTTGACCGCCACGATGCCCCGACCGAGCGCCTCGACCTCCTTCACGGTCTGCGCGAGGTCCTCCGGCGTCCCCAGCGGGTATGGCACGCTCGCGATCTGCTCGCACAGGTCGACCGCGATGATGTCCGCGCCCTCCCCGGCAAGCCGCACCGCGTGGCTACGGCCCTGGCCGCGCGCGGCCCCGGTGATGAACGCGACCCGGCCATCGAGCTTGCCCATGCTGAGTCCTCCAGGTTGTTCGAGCGGTCGGTGCGGCCAGGCAACCGGCGGCCGGCCGGGGTCGGTGAACGGCACCAGACCCCGGGAGCGCTTGGAACCGGTGTAGCCGTCGGCGACGATTCCCCATCGGTCTCGCGATCGGTCTCGCGGCACACCCTCTAGATATTGGATATTTCCGCTCGACGACGGGAGCGTCAAGCGACCGCCTCGGAGTCACCGATGGGATCCGGGCGACTCCGAGGCGGTCGTGGGGCCGCCCGCTCAGGCGACGGACCCCGAGGAGCCGACCAGGTTCAGGCCGATCACACCGGCGATGATCAGCCCGAGCGAGACGCCCTTGGCCCAGCTCATCGCCTCGCCGAGGAAGAACACGCCGACCACCGCCACCGCCGCGGTGCCGAGGCCCGCCCAGATCGCGTAGGTCACCGACACCGACAGGGTCCGGACCACGAGGGCGAGCAGCCAGATGGACAGGCCATAGCCAAACAGCACGATCGCGGACCACAGCGGGTCCTTGAAGCCGTCGGCGCGCGGGAGCAGCGCGGAGGCCGCGACCTCGCTGCCGATCGCGGTGGCGAGCATGGCAAGGGCTGCGTACATGACGTCCCTCCGAACGTAGCGAACGCTACAAGCGTAGCACTCGCTACGTCTGGATGTAGCAATCGCTACGCCCCTACTATGTGGGCCTCATGGGACGCCGAGAGGACCTGCTCGACCAGGTCACCGATCACGTGCTGGAGCACGGTCTCATCGGTCTGACGCTCCGCCCGGTCGCCGCGGCGATCGGCACCAGCGACCGGATGATCATCTACCACTTCGGCAGTCGCGATGAGCTGGTCGCGGCCGTCGTCACGCGCGCGGAGGACCGGGCGGTCGCCGCCGTCGACGCACTCGCCGGCGTCGCCGGAGTACGCCAGGGCGTCAACGCCCTGTGGGCGGCCCTCCAGACCGACCCGCTCCACCGCTGCACGGACGTCTACGTGCAGGCCGCGGCAACCGGGCTGATCGGCCAGGAGCGCTTCGCCACCATCGTCAGGGAGGCGAACGAGCGATGGGTGCGGGCGCTACAGGCCTACCTCGTCCGCTGCGGCGCTCCCCCGGAAAGGGTCGGCCGCATCGTCCGGCTCGTCGACTCCAGCCTGTACGGGTTCCACCTCGACCTGAGTACCGACCGGCCCGACGAGCTGGCCCTGGGCGTCGACGACCTCGCGACCGCCGCCCAGGCCATCGCCGACGGCTCGGACCTGGCGACCCGGGCCGACGAGTGCGGCTAGGATCCTAGAGAGTAAGCGCTCGCAAACAACTGCTTCGCAAACAACTGCGCCGTAGCCGACCGGCGAGAACCAGGAGCACACGATGCCGAGGCCGAACTGGCAGCTGCTTCCGGACCCCGAGCCGCAGGAACGCAGCTACTCGATCGTCTCGGTGGACGATCACCTGACCGAGCCCGCCGACATCTTCGTCAAGCGCTTCCCGGCGAACCTCCGCGACCAGGCACCTCAGGTGATCACGACGCCGGACGGGTCGGAGGCCTGGCTCTACCGGGACCGCCTCTACCGCGACAACGGGATGAGCGTCGTCGCCGGGCGCCCGAAGTCCGAATGGACCCTCGACCCACTGAACTTCAGCGAGATGCGCCAGGCCGCGTGGGACGTGCACGCCCGGGTGAAGGACATGGACCTCGACGGCATCTGGGCGTCGCTGTGCTTCCCGTCCGGCGCGTGGGGCTTCACCGGCCGCGTGCTGTCGATGAACAACGACGAGGAGGTCGGCCTCGCCGCGGTCCGCGCGTGGAACAGCTGGATGATCGAGGAATGGCACGGCGCCTACCCGGAGCGCTTCATCCCGATGCAGCTGCCCTGGTTCAAGGACCCGAAGGTCGCCGCCGACGAGGTCCGCCGCAACGCCGAGCTCGGCTTCACGTCGGTGTCGTTCCTCGAGTCGCCGCACCTGCTCAAGCTCCCGCCGATCACCAACCACAAGCACTGGGAGCCGTTCTTCAAGGCGTGCGAGGAGACCGACACGGTCATCTCGCTGCACTGCGGCGCCAGCGGCTTCGTCCTGCAGGGCTCACCCGGCGGCGGCCTGAACGTGCAGACGTCGCTGTTCCCGGCCGGCGCCTTCTGCGCGGCCGTCGACTGGGTGTGGGCGGGCATCCCGGCGCTCTACCCGAATCTGAAGATCGCGCTGAGCGAGGGCGGCATCGGCTGGGTGCCGATGGCGATCAACCGCCTCGACTACGTGCTCGCACACTCCGGCAGCGGCGGCACGCCGTGGACCTACGACGTGACGCCCAGCGAGGCGCTGCGCCGCAACTTCTACTTCTGCATGCTCGACGACCCAGGCACGCTCGACCAGCGCCACATGATCGGCGTCGACCACATCCTGTTCGAGACCGACTTCCCGCACGCCGACTCGACCTGGCCGGGCTCGCAGGACCTGCTGCGCAAGCGCTTCGCCGACATCCCCCAGCATGAGGCCGTGATGATCGCCGGTGGCAACGCCGCGAGGCTGTTCCGCCAGCCGCTCCCCCAGAGCAGTGACTGGCCGACGATCGCCGCGTAGGCCTGCTACGCCGGGCAGGCCTGCTGCCGAGGCTCATCGGGCAGGCTCGCCGAGCAGCGCACTGGCTGCGGTCGCCGGGCCGGGTGGCCCTCCTCGCGGGGGTGGCCGACACCGCGAGGAGGGTGCCCGGCGGGTCAGGCGGTCAGTGCGGCTGGGCCGACGGCGGAGCTGGTGTCCAGGAACGCGTCGGGCACCGGGTAGTCCCCGGCGATGAAGGTCAGCACGGCCGCGTGCATGGCCTCGACCGGCGCGATCGTCGCCGCGGTCGCGATGCCGCCGCTGTCGGTCACGTTCGTCATCGCGTACAGGTAGGTGTGCGCGGCCGCGTTCTCCAGGCCGAGCGCGAAGGTGGCGAGCTCGGGGACCGACTTCGTCGCCTTCAGCTTCGCGACCTCCGACGCGGCGATCGTCAGCGGCGTTCCGGTGATCATCGGCAGTTTGGCTCCGGACAGCACCCCGTTCCACGCCTTCGCGTGATCGACATGCTGCGCGCGGGCGACCGTCGCGAACTCGCCGACGGCGGCCGGCACCGTGCCGTAGTCGCCGGCGGTCGCCTTCGCCAGCGCCATCGTGTAGGCGGCGACGGCGAGGTTCTCCAACGCGGCCGCCAGCGCGACCACCCTCAGGTCGCCGGTGTACGGGCTGGCCGCCCGGGTGGGGGTCGCCCCCATGGCCGGCCGGTTCCCGCCCCCGTCCGAGCCGCCGCACGCCGCGAGCAGACCCGCTCCGGCCGCGGCCAGGCCACCGAGCAGCACGCCACGCCGGCTGGTCGCTCTGCCGGCCACCCTCCCGATCATGGCCCGCGTGGTGCTGGTCGAGTCGCGCAGCTGCTCCAACGCGGTCGGGAAGGTGTCCCGATGCAGCCCGTCGAGATCCTTCGTCAGCGCGCGCAGTTCCGCGTCTCCGATGCCCATCTCGCCGCGCCGACGCCCGTCCGGCCCGATCTGGTCGTGTCGGGTCTGGTCGTTCCGGGTCATGCAACCGCTCCTTCAGTCGCCGGGGAGGCCATCGAGGTCGGGTAGAAGGCGTCGGGGAAGCCGACGCCACCGGCGGCCTTCGGGAGCTTCGCCGCGTCGGGCGGCAACGCGATCAGGTCGGCCGCGCCGCCACCGAGCAGCGCCGAGACCGCGAGCAGGATGGCCCGGTGCTGCGCCTCGACGGCGGCGACGCTGCCGAACAGCTGGCGCAGCATCGAGCTGCCCACCTGGCTGACGTTCTTGGTGTAGGTCTGCGCGGCGACGTCCTCCAGGGTGATCGCGAGCGACACGACGTCGCCGGGACCCTTGATCGTCGGTATCGCCTCCTCGACGACCTTCGCGTACTTCGGGTCCGGAGCGCTCTGGGCCTGACCACCGAGCCTGACCACCGCGGCGTTGAACGCCCCGGCGTGATCCACGTGCTGCTTCATCGTCGTCATCGCGAACGCCTTCACGACGGCGTTCGCCTCGGCACCGCCGATGAACGGCAGCGTCAGCGCCGTCGTGTAGGTGCTGACCGCCAGGTTCTCGATCGACGCGGCGGTCTGCAGGATCGCCACGTCCATCGTCGCCGCCGAGCCACGGGTCGCCGTCGCGAGCACCCCCGCGCCGGCCAGGCCGACGGCCAGGGCCGCGCCGCGCCGTACCGATCTGGTGGCGGGCTCGGTCGACTCGACCAGGTCGGCGACGGCCACGCGGCTGCCCCGCATGGCATCACTGTGCAGGTCCTCGGACGCCTCGCTCAGTTCCCGCAGGCGTCGGTCGTCAACGGTGTCAGACACCGCATCCCTCCTGATTGCCGATGAGGCTCGACGGTCACCATGGGTGCTCACCTATGAGCACATAGGTCACCGATGCCGCCAGTGGTGGCCGTGCCAACGGTGTGCGTACCGCCACGATCACATACTGTTGATCACACGACGGGTTGACGATGACGCGGCCAGCACCGGCTGCTTACAAGAGGTATTCGGAGCCATCGGCTGGGCGGATGGGTGCGAGTTCGCAGGAATACGCGGCCGACGCCGCGGGCGGCGTGGCCCGTACGGGGTCGTGCCGCCGGGCCCGGAGAACGGGCCCGGCGGCACGACGTGTTCTGCCTGGTCAGGGCGGTGTCTAGCCGGCGAACCTGGCCACGACCTGGCGGGTCACCTGCGCGGGCGCCTCGGCGTGACGGTCGAAGCGCATCGAGTAGGTGGCCCTGCCCTGGGTGCGGGAACGCAGGTCACCGACATAGCCGAACATCTCCGCCAGTGGAACGACGGCGGTGACCACCCGGGCGCCGCGACGGTCGTCCAGCGTGCGGACGGTGCCGCGGCGGGCGGTGAGGTCGCCGATGACGTCACCGAGGTACTCCGGTGGCGTCACGACCTCGACGGCCATCACGGGCTCGAGCAGGACCGGACCGGCCTGGCGGGCCGCCGCCCTGAACGCCATGGCTGCGGCGGTACGGAACGCCACGTCGGAGGAGTCCTTCTCGTGGTGCTGCCCGTCGACGAGCTCCACCCGGACCCCGACGACCGGCTGGCCGGCCAGCACCCCGGCCTGCATGGCGTCGCCGATGCCGGCCTCGACGGCCGGGACGTACTCCTTCGGCACCGCGCCCCCGGTGACGACGTTGTGGAACTCGTACGTCGGATCGTCCGGGCTGGTGCGTGGCAACGGCGCCACGTTGACGACGACCTTCGCATACTGCCCGCGCCCTCCGTCCTGTTTCCTGTGCAGGTACGTCACCTGTTCGACCGCCCGGCCGATGGTCTCCCGGTACGACACCCGCGGGGCGCCGATGGTGACGGCGACGCCGAAGTCGGCGCGCATCCGTTCGACCAATATCTGCAGGTGCAGCTCGCCCATGCCGGCGAGAATGGTCTGCCCGGTCTCCGGGTCCTGGTGGGCCCGGAACGTCGGGTCCTCCGCGGCGAGACTCGCGATCGCCGCCGGGAGCCCGTCGGAATCGGCCCTGGTCCTTGGTTCGACCGCGACCGAGATCACCGGTTCCGGGAACGTCATCGACTCCAGCAGCACGGGGCGCGCCGGATCGCACAGCGTGTCGCCGGTGGTGGTGTGTTTCAGGCCCTGCACGGCGACGATCTCGCCGGCCGTGGCCGCCGGCCTTTCGGTGCGGCGGTCGGCGTGCAGCTGGTAGACCTTGCCGATCCTCTCCTTCCGGTCCCGGGTCGTGTTCATCACCTGAGCGCCGCCGGCCACCTGCCCGGAATAGACCCGGAGATAGGTGAGCCTGCCCAGGTGCTGGTCTATCTGCACCTTGAACGCGAGCGCGGCGAACGGCTGGTCGGGCGCGCATGGACGTTGCACCGTGGACCTTCCGTCCGGAGTGACGCCAGATACCGGCGGTACGTCCAGCGGGCTCGGCAGGTAGTCGACGACCGCGTCCAGCAACGGCTGGACTCCCTTGTTCCTGAACGCGGACCCGCACAGCACCGGGTTGGCGGCACCCGCGATCGTGGCGCGGCGGATGCCGGCCCTGATCTCGGCGGCGGTCAGGCCGACGTCGGTCAGGTCGACGTCGCCGCCGAGGTACCGCTCCAGCACCGTGTCATCCACCGCGGAGAGGGTCTCCAGCAGCCGTTCCCGGTGGTCATGGGCCTCCTTCCGCAGCCGGGCCGGGATCTCGCCGACGACGAGGTCGTCGCCCACCCAGGTCAGGGCGGTCATCTCCACCAGGTCGACGACGCCGGCGAAGTCCGGCCCGGAGCCGATCGGCAGCTGCGTCACCAGCGGAGTGACGCCGAGCCGGTCGACCATCATGTCGACGCAGCGGAACAGGTCGGCGCCGACCCGGTCCATCTTGTTGACGAAACAGAGCCGCGGCACGTCGTACCTGTCCGCCTGCCGCCACACGTTCTCGGTCTGCGGTTCGACGCCGGCGACCCCGTCGAAGGCGGTGACGCAGCCGTCGAGAACCCGAAGCGACCGTTCTACTTCAACGGTGAAGTCGACGTGGCCAGGGGTGTCGATGATCTGGATGGTGTGGCCGCGCCATGCGCAGCGGGTCGCCGCCGCCGTGATCGTGATACCGCGGTCCCGTTCCTGCGCGGTGGTGTCCATGACCGTCGTGCCGTCATGGACCTCTCCCATCTTGTAGGTGGTGCCGGTGTAGAACAGGATCCGCTCGGTCATGGTGGTCTTGCCGGCGTCGATGTGGGCCATGATGCCGATGGTGCGGAGCTCTGCCGGGCCGGTGTGGTTGGTACGCGCCGGTGTCATCGCCGGTTCTCCCAGGTCGTGTTCGCGATGAATGGACACGAGGGAGCCCGCGGTCAGGCGGACGGAACGCGGACGTCGCCGGCCGGAAGGCCGGACGAGGGGACGCGTCGATACGGCGGTTGTGGCGGAACGCCGCCGGGCCTAACCGCGGGCGGCGGTGGATGCCAGCGTGAACCGGTGCAGCACGCGCCCGACCGACAGCGCGGCGGCCCGACGGGCGGCGGCGCGCTGCTGGGAACGCGGGACTGTCATCTCCGGTCTCCCATCATCACGGTCTGGTGCGGGTGATGTTAGGGGCGCTCACCGACCACGTCGACCGGATTTCCCGCCGGGTGCCATAGTCGCGAGATGACACCGGGGGAAACGCGGACCCTGGAGGCGGTGCGGGCCGAGCTGGCCCGTCTCGCGCGCTACGACGACGAGTCACTCGTCCACGACGTCTGGATCAGGCAGCGCTACGAGGGCGGGTTCGCCGGGACCTACGCGCCCGCCCGCGCGGAGGCCGTGGTCACCGCCTGGCACGAGGCGGGGCACGCGGTGGCGGCGCTCGCCGTCCGGGCCCGGTTCAGTTCGGCGTCGATCCGGGCCGGCGGCCGCAGCTCCGGCCGGGTTCACTCGATCGCGGGTGGTGGCGCGGACGGGTTCGTGATCGCGGCCGGTGGGCGGGTCGCGGAGGGTCTGCGGAGCTGGACGCTGCCGTCCTCCGACGCCGAGGTGCGGGCGTGGCTTGCGTCATGGCGCAATGACGGCGGGGACGCGCGGCGTTTCCGGGCCGGGCTGGCCGGAACCCGGTTCGC of the Pseudofrankia saprophytica genome contains:
- a CDS encoding TetR/AcrR family transcriptional regulator, with protein sequence MGRREDLLDQVTDHVLEHGLIGLTLRPVAAAIGTSDRMIIYHFGSRDELVAAVVTRAEDRAVAAVDALAGVAGVRQGVNALWAALQTDPLHRCTDVYVQAAATGLIGQERFATIVREANERWVRALQAYLVRCGAPPERVGRIVRLVDSSLYGFHLDLSTDRPDELALGVDDLATAAQAIADGSDLATRADECG
- a CDS encoding amidohydrolase family protein encodes the protein MPRPNWQLLPDPEPQERSYSIVSVDDHLTEPADIFVKRFPANLRDQAPQVITTPDGSEAWLYRDRLYRDNGMSVVAGRPKSEWTLDPLNFSEMRQAAWDVHARVKDMDLDGIWASLCFPSGAWGFTGRVLSMNNDEEVGLAAVRAWNSWMIEEWHGAYPERFIPMQLPWFKDPKVAADEVRRNAELGFTSVSFLESPHLLKLPPITNHKHWEPFFKACEETDTVISLHCGASGFVLQGSPGGGLNVQTSLFPAGAFCAAVDWVWAGIPALYPNLKIALSEGGIGWVPMAINRLDYVLAHSGSGGTPWTYDVTPSEALRRNFYFCMLDDPGTLDQRHMIGVDHILFETDFPHADSTWPGSQDLLRKRFADIPQHEAVMIAGGNAARLFRQPLPQSSDWPTIAA
- a CDS encoding ferritin-like domain-containing protein translates to MTRNDQTRHDQIGPDGRRRGEMGIGDAELRALTKDLDGLHRDTFPTALEQLRDSTSTTRAMIGRVAGRATSRRGVLLGGLAAAGAGLLAACGGSDGGGNRPAMGATPTRAASPYTGDLRVVALAAALENLAVAAYTMALAKATAGDYGTVPAAVGEFATVARAQHVDHAKAWNGVLSGAKLPMITGTPLTIAASEVAKLKATKSVPELATFALGLENAAAHTYLYAMTNVTDSGGIATAATIAPVEAMHAAVLTFIAGDYPVPDAFLDTSSAVGPAALTA
- a CDS encoding ferritin-like domain-containing protein; the encoded protein is MSDTVDDRRLRELSEASEDLHSDAMRGSRVAVADLVESTEPATRSVRRGAALAVGLAGAGVLATATRGSAATMDVAILQTAASIENLAVSTYTTALTLPFIGGAEANAVVKAFAMTTMKQHVDHAGAFNAAVVRLGGQAQSAPDPKYAKVVEEAIPTIKGPGDVVSLAITLEDVAAQTYTKNVSQVGSSMLRQLFGSVAAVEAQHRAILLAVSALLGGGAADLIALPPDAAKLPKAAGGVGFPDAFYPTSMASPATEGAVA
- the fusA gene encoding elongation factor G, encoding MTPARTNHTGPAELRTIGIMAHIDAGKTTMTERILFYTGTTYKMGEVHDGTTVMDTTAQERDRGITITAAATRCAWRGHTIQIIDTPGHVDFTVEVERSLRVLDGCVTAFDGVAGVEPQTENVWRQADRYDVPRLCFVNKMDRVGADLFRCVDMMVDRLGVTPLVTQLPIGSGPDFAGVVDLVEMTALTWVGDDLVVGEIPARLRKEAHDHRERLLETLSAVDDTVLERYLGGDVDLTDVGLTAAEIRAGIRRATIAGAANPVLCGSAFRNKGVQPLLDAVVDYLPSPLDVPPVSGVTPDGRSTVQRPCAPDQPFAALAFKVQIDQHLGRLTYLRVYSGQVAGGAQVMNTTRDRKERIGKVYQLHADRRTERPAATAGEIVAVQGLKHTTTGDTLCDPARPVLLESMTFPEPVISVAVEPRTRADSDGLPAAIASLAAEDPTFRAHQDPETGQTILAGMGELHLQILVERMRADFGVAVTIGAPRVSYRETIGRAVEQVTYLHRKQDGGRGQYAKVVVNVAPLPRTSPDDPTYEFHNVVTGGAVPKEYVPAVEAGIGDAMQAGVLAGQPVVGVRVELVDGQHHEKDSSDVAFRTAAAMAFRAAARQAGPVLLEPVMAVEVVTPPEYLGDVIGDLTARRGTVRTLDDRRGARVVTAVVPLAEMFGYVGDLRSRTQGRATYSMRFDRHAEAPAQVTRQVVARFAG